A window of Paenibacillus sp. 19GGS1-52 contains these coding sequences:
- a CDS encoding U32 family peptidase has translation MARYFNGKEIELLAPAGTFDIFKEVVQSGCDAVYFGGPVLNMRMMRKGYNLSHEEIVEALDIAHRLDKKVYVTVNNLFSEDDVEEAREYLRFLDGARPDALIVQDMAVLELIREMELSVPIHASVMMNVHNLEMMHALRDLGVSRVVTSREMDLKTAKMLGQQSGMELEYFIHGDMCSVHGANCYFSSQVFGMSSNRGKCMKPCRWDYRIKREGYVFPAEYPLAVKDMNMYEYLPELIESGITSFKIEGRMRDKEFMVSLANSYSEAIDRYIEDPLGFDRTVGSKELFNNRKRDFSTAYAFGKPGLTNINRRYEGTGKFYSTGKVFSTPTEERELSEGRVQQLRERLGKEKRAERVKPELAVRVNNMEQARLVLELGVEHLYLPGDVFEPDQPFTKRDIKILGNLKGNTKLYLGMPRMMTELHFDQYDQLLSGERLPIDGLLVTNLGAIRRYKTAGYPMIGDANLNVYNHLSATLYTSLGLSKITVSPEMTMEHFAAFTSLTDLPLEVIVHGTPALMYMEHDLYENTEVMEPIGEEDNLFVSNEVLVLKTDKGENPVYRDQYGRNHLLFAKELCYLPMLAEMSGLGISSFRIEGATYSTEQLRNIIVSYQHAINGSNDKEDMLGGLKPVYAGYTLGALQFN, from the coding sequence ATGGCACGTTATTTTAATGGCAAAGAGATCGAACTGCTTGCTCCGGCGGGCACCTTTGATATTTTTAAGGAAGTTGTACAGTCGGGCTGTGATGCCGTTTATTTTGGCGGTCCAGTACTCAATATGAGAATGATGCGCAAGGGATATAACCTGTCTCACGAGGAAATTGTAGAGGCCCTTGATATCGCCCATCGCCTTGATAAAAAAGTATATGTTACCGTCAACAATCTGTTCAGTGAGGACGATGTGGAAGAGGCCCGCGAGTATTTGCGTTTTCTCGATGGTGCTCGTCCGGATGCGCTGATTGTGCAGGATATGGCAGTGCTTGAACTGATTCGCGAGATGGAGCTTTCCGTTCCTATTCATGCCTCGGTAATGATGAATGTGCACAACCTGGAGATGATGCATGCACTGCGAGATCTGGGAGTAAGCCGGGTGGTAACCTCACGCGAAATGGATCTGAAGACAGCGAAGATGCTGGGGCAGCAGAGCGGTATGGAGCTGGAATACTTCATTCATGGTGATATGTGTTCTGTGCACGGCGCGAATTGTTATTTTAGCTCTCAGGTATTCGGCATGAGCAGCAACCGGGGCAAATGTATGAAGCCATGTCGGTGGGATTACCGGATTAAGCGAGAAGGCTATGTGTTCCCGGCGGAATATCCGCTGGCAGTAAAGGATATGAACATGTACGAGTATCTTCCTGAGCTGATCGAATCAGGCATTACTTCCTTCAAGATTGAAGGCCGGATGCGCGACAAGGAATTTATGGTTTCGCTGGCTAACAGCTATAGTGAGGCGATTGACCGTTACATTGAAGATCCGCTGGGCTTTGACCGCACTGTTGGTTCTAAGGAGCTCTTTAATAACCGCAAGCGTGACTTCTCCACAGCCTATGCTTTTGGCAAGCCGGGACTAACCAACATTAACCGTCGTTACGAGGGTACAGGCAAGTTCTATAGTACGGGAAAAGTATTCAGTACACCAACGGAAGAACGCGAGTTGTCTGAGGGACGTGTGCAGCAGCTGCGGGAACGATTGGGGAAAGAGAAGCGTGCGGAGAGAGTGAAGCCGGAGCTTGCGGTACGTGTGAATAACATGGAGCAGGCCAGATTGGTGCTGGAGCTCGGAGTAGAACATTTATACCTGCCGGGTGATGTATTTGAGCCAGACCAACCTTTTACGAAACGGGATATCAAAATACTAGGAAACCTAAAAGGGAATACCAAGCTCTATCTCGGGATGCCGCGGATGATGACAGAGCTGCACTTCGATCAATATGATCAGTTGCTGAGTGGAGAACGATTGCCTATTGACGGGCTGCTGGTTACCAATCTGGGTGCGATTCGTCGTTACAAAACCGCAGGGTACCCTATGATCGGGGATGCCAATCTGAACGTATATAATCATCTGTCTGCCACCCTATATACGAGTCTAGGGTTGAGCAAAATTACAGTATCCCCAGAGATGACGATGGAGCACTTTGCTGCTTTTACCTCGCTGACCGATCTACCGCTGGAAGTCATCGTGCACGGCACACCGGCGCTGATGTATATGGAGCATGACTTGTATGAGAATACCGAGGTGATGGAGCCCATAGGTGAGGAAGATAACCTTTTTGTAAGCAATGAGGTATTGGTATTAAAAACAGATAAGGGTGAGAATCCAGTCTATCGTGACCAGTACGGCCGCAACCATCTGTTGTTCGCCAAGGAGCTTTGTTATTTGCCTATGCTGGCTGAGATGAGTGGGTTGGGCATTTCCAGCTTCCGTATTGAAGGAGCAACTTATAGTACTGAGCAACTGCGTAATATTATTGTTTCTTATCAGCATGCAATCAATGGCTCTAATGATAAAGAGGATATGCTGGGCGGATTGAAGCCTGTCTATGCTGGTTATACCTTAGGCGCACTGCAATTCAATTAA
- a CDS encoding energy-coupling factor transporter transmembrane component T, with amino-acid sequence MNDKLLLGRSIETGSWVHKLDARAKITGMLLYVAVILLSRSWMAMALLALFSIAVMLSTRIPLKYFLKAAKPLRYLMLFIFIVQLLSVKEGSVWLSIGSLSLYDGGLRLGSFAVIRMLFLITFTALLTFTTTPGKLNQGLEGILSPFKKLGLSPDRITMMLSIALRFIPTILDEAQIIMKAQASRGADLNELPLKEKGRMLVSLLVPIITSAFRRAQDLVYSMEARGFRMDAPRSQYHRLRWDAVDTVFVMMFVVMGVAVALV; translated from the coding sequence ATGAATGATAAACTGCTGCTGGGCCGCAGTATCGAGACTGGGTCATGGGTGCACAAGCTGGATGCCCGGGCTAAAATCACCGGAATGTTATTATACGTAGCCGTTATACTGCTGTCCCGTTCATGGATGGCGATGGCGCTGCTGGCTCTATTTTCAATTGCCGTGATGCTGTCCACACGGATTCCACTTAAATATTTTCTCAAAGCGGCCAAGCCCTTGCGTTACTTGATGTTATTTATTTTTATCGTGCAGTTGCTATCTGTTAAGGAAGGTTCAGTCTGGCTGTCCATTGGTTCACTCTCACTCTATGATGGGGGTTTGCGGCTGGGGTCATTTGCGGTCATTCGCATGCTGTTCCTCATTACCTTCACGGCGCTGCTTACCTTCACTACAACGCCTGGGAAGCTCAATCAGGGTCTGGAGGGCATACTGTCCCCGTTCAAAAAGCTTGGGCTGTCGCCGGACCGTATTACGATGATGCTCAGCATTGCGCTACGTTTCATTCCTACGATTCTCGATGAGGCGCAGATCATTATGAAAGCACAGGCGTCTCGCGGTGCCGATCTGAATGAGCTGCCCTTGAAGGAAAAGGGGCGAATGCTCGTCTCGCTGCTGGTGCCCATTATTACCAGCGCGTTCCGGCGCGCACAGGATCTGGTCTATTCCATGGAGGCCCGTGGCTTCCGTATGGATGCACCGCGCAGTCAGTATCATCGGTTGAGGTGGGACGCTGTTGATACTGTTTTTGTGATGATGTTTGTCGTTATGGGAGTTGCAGTTGCGTTAGTGTAG